The following are encoded together in the Malaya genurostris strain Urasoe2022 chromosome 3, Malgen_1.1, whole genome shotgun sequence genome:
- the LOC131435910 gene encoding programmed cell death protein 5: MDDPELQAIRQQRLQQMQGANPEQQKAKEEQMAAQEDMKNSMLSQLLDQNARARLNTLKLSKPEKAQMVEGMIIRMAQMGQIGGKLDDASLVKLLESLNQQMPRSSSTVKFDRRRAALDSDDDDDYGI, from the exons ATGGATGACCCTGAACTGCAAGCAATACGCCAACAACGTCTCCAGCAAATGCAG GGAGCCAACCCAGAGCAACAGAAGGCTAAAGAGGAACAGATGGCCGCTCAGGAAGATATGAAAAACTCAATGCTTTCACAGTTGCTTGATCAGAACGCCCGCGCACGACTCAACACGCTTAAACTGAGCAAACCCGAGAAGGCTCAAATGGTTGAAGGTATGATTATCCGGATGGCACAGATGGGCCAGATCGGTGGCAAACTGGACGATGCCTCGTTAGTGAAGTTGCTCGAGAGCCTCAACCAGCAGATGCCTCGCAGTAGTTCTACTGTTAAATTCGACCGACGAAGAGCGGCCTTAGATtcggatgacgatgatgattacGGAATTTGA
- the LOC131438146 gene encoding transcription elongation factor SPT4 gives MSFDSIPKDLRGLRACLVCSLVKTFDQFEYDGCENCEDFLRMKNNKDQVYDCTSNNFDGLIAVMSPDDSWVCKWQRINRFTKGIYAISVSGRLPNGIIRDMKNRGIPYRPRDTSQR, from the exons ATGTCATTCGATTCAATTCCGAAAGATCTCCGCGGGTTACGTGCCTGTTTAGTATGTTCTCTCGTAAAG ACGTTCGACCAATTTGAATACGACGGTTGTGAGAACTGTGAAGACTTCCTCCGGATGAAGAATAACAAGGACCAGGTATACGACTGTACCAGCAACAATTTTGACGG GTTAATCGCTGTTATGAGTCCAGATGATAGTTGGGTGTGTAAATGGCAGAGAATTA ATCGTTTCACTAAGGGAATCTATGCAATCTCGGTATCTGGGCGATTACCCAACGGCATTATTAGGGATATGAAGAACAGAGGTATACCTTACCGACCAAGGGACACAAGTCAACGATAA